The following is a genomic window from Candidatus Desulfarcum epimagneticum.
TCAAAGAGGCGGGCGCGAAAGCCGGCGCGGCGCTCAATCCGTCCACGCCCATCGAGACGCTGGAGTGGATCATCGACGATCTGGATCTGGTGGTGGTCATGAGCGTCAATCCCGGTTTCGGGGGGCAGACCTTTATTGAAAATTCCATTGACAAGGTCCGGGCGCTTCGGGCCATGCTGGACAAACGGGGCGCGGGCGCCCTGATCCAGGTGGACGGCGGCGTCAAGGAGAGCAACGTGGCCAAAGTGTCCGAGGCGGGCGCGGATGTGTTCGTGGCCGGCTCGGCGGTTTTCAAAAGCCCGGATTATAAAGAAACCATCCGGAATTTTAAAAAGAATATGGGCGTGTGAAGGAGGGAATGATTGCGCACCCTCTGTTGAGCGCTCCTTCCGGAATCCCGGGACATGCGATGGCCGGGTTCATCCACGGCACAGACCGGCTCACTTATCGCTGCTTCCTTCCGGACCTGACGAGGTTCATGAGAGTCTGTCACATGGAGGCCGGCCGGGATGTCCCATGGATCCGGGCGAAATGCCCGAAAGAGGGAATTCAGCCCCGCGTGAGCGGTTTTCGGGAAAAGGGAACCGCTAACTCCCCGCCTAGCGCAATATCCTCATAGTATAACGGCGGATATGGTTTTATCAAGGAAAAAGATGGCCGGCGGATCAAAAAAAAACAGGGGCGCGTTCAAAAGCGATATTCTTAAAGCGCTTCCCCCGGGTCCGGGGCGGGACTTTGAGCGAGGGGTGGCCCGGTTTGCCCGGGAGCGCGACATGTTCGCGCCCCATGACCGGGTCCTGGCCGGCCTGTCCGGGGGGCCGGACTCCTCGGCCATG
Proteins encoded in this region:
- the rpe gene encoding D-ribulose-5-phosphate 3-epimerase (Evidence 2a : Function from experimental evidences in other organisms; PubMedId : 7603433, 9729441; Product type e : enzyme), giving the protein MKLIAPSILSADFSRLGEEIKAVEEAGADWIHVDVMDGRFVPNITIGPAVVKAARRVTSLPLDVHLMVENPDPFLTDFARAGADHIVVHVEACRHLNRAVTVIKEAGAKAGAALNPSTPIETLEWIIDDLDLVVVMSVNPGFGGQTFIENSIDKVRALRAMLDKRGAGALIQVDGGVKESNVAKVSEAGADVFVAGSAVFKSPDYKETIRNFKKNMGV